One window of Vitis riparia cultivar Riparia Gloire de Montpellier isolate 1030 chromosome 5, EGFV_Vit.rip_1.0, whole genome shotgun sequence genomic DNA carries:
- the LOC117913896 gene encoding probable WRKY transcription factor 48 has translation MEEKEQVKTENSMANSTFSDQIPASCAFSSSIFDMPCEVEKGSLGFMDLLGIQDYSPSLFDLLQPPLAPHPLTSPASSAPPESSEVVNAPATPNSSSISSSSTEAANDDQTKAAEEEEQDQEKNKQQLKPKKKNQKRQREPRFAFITKSEVDHLDDGYRWRKYGQKAVKNSPFPRSYYRCTTAACGVKKRVERSSDDPTTVVTTYEGQHTHPCPVMPRGSLGIPPEAVTFSAAAASSFAMPQPQYQQQQQPYFNNSSLSLNFNHMNSSSINPTFLHERRFRPSPASLLRDHGLLEDLLPSPMFKEPKEE, from the exons ATGGAGGAGAAAGAGCAAGTGAAGACTGAGAATTCGATGGCTAATTCAACATTTTCCGATCAGATTCCGGCGAGTTGTGCTTTTTCTTCAAGCATCTTTGACATGCCATGTGAAGTTGAAAAGGGCTCATTAGGCTTCATGGACCTGTTGGGCATCCAAGACTACAGTCCTTCTCTATTCGATTTGCTTCAGCCTCCATTGGCGCCGCACCCCCTCACTTCACCGGCTTCCTCAGCTCCGCCGGAGTCGTCGGAGGTTGTGAACGCTCCGGCCACCCCTAACTCCTCGTCGATCTCTTCCTCGTCGACCGAAGCAGCGAATGATGATCAGACTAAAGCGGCGGAGGAGGAAGAGCAAGATCAGGAGAAGAATAAGCAACA GTTGAAACCCAAAAAGAAGAACCAAAAGAGGCAGAGAGAGCCGAGATTTGCGTTCATCACCAAGAGCGAAGTTGATCATCTTGACGATGGATACAGATGGAGGAAGTACGGCCAAAAAGCTGTGAAGAACAGCCCTTTTCCTAG gAGCTACTATCGTTGCACCACTGCCGCCTGCGGAGTGAAAAAGAGGGTGGAGCGATCCTCCGATGATCCCACCACTGTTGTTACTACCTATGAAGGTCAGCACACTCATCCCTGTCCAGTGATGCCCCGTGGAAGTCTTGGGATTCCGCCGGAAGCTGTCACCTTCAGTGCAGCTGCTGCTTCCTCATTCGCCATGCCACAGCCTCAGtatcagcagcagcagcaacccTATTTCAATaactcttctctttctttgaacttCAACCACATGAATTCCTCCTCCATTAACCCCACTTTCCTCCATGAGAGACGGTTCCGTCCTTCTCCAGCTTCTCTGCTGAGAGATCATGGACTTCTTGAGGACCTCCTGCCGTCCCCGATGTTTAAGGAGCCTAAAGAGGAGTAG
- the LOC117913803 gene encoding peroxidase 40-like, with the protein MAKYLGFYLLVMLRLAMAFAGILNETCYDDTGGPLRADEYQDTCPEAEAIIFSWVQKAVSDDPRMAASLLRLHFHDCFVNGCDASVLLDDVGSFVGEKTAAPNLNSLRGFEVIDEIKSVLESVCPGTVSCADILAITARDSVVLSGGPGWDVQKGRRDSLSASKAAANNNIPGPNSSVATLVAKFQSVGLTLNDMVALSGAHTMGKARCSTFTSRLTGGSNSNGPEINVKFMESLQQLCSESGTNVTLAQLDLVTPATFDNQYYVNLLSGEGLLASDQALVSGDDQTRRIVESYVEDTMIFFEDFRKSMLKMGSLGPLTGNNGEIRRNCRAAN; encoded by the exons ATGGCCAAGTACTTGGGTTTCTATCTACTAGTGATGCTCAGACTTGCAATGGCATTTGCAGGCATTCTGAACGAGACCTGCTATGATGACACTGGTGGCCCATTGCGAGCCGATGAGTACCAAGATACCTGCCCGGAGGCAGAAGCCATCATCTTCTCTTGGGTGCAGAAGGCGGTGTCCGATGACCCAAGAATGGCTGCTTCACTGCTGCGTCTGCATTTCCATGACTGCTTTGTCAAT GGTTGTGATGCCTCTGTTTTGTTGGATGATGTTGGGAGTTTTGTCGGGGAAAAAACTGCAGCCCCGAACTTGAACTCACTGAGAGGGTTTGAAGTGATCGATGAGATAAAATCAGTGCTTGAATCTGTATGCCCTGGAACTGTCTCTTGTGCAGACATTCTTGCTATAACAGCTAGAGACTCTGTTGTTCTG TCAGGCGGGCCAGGTTGGGACGTCCAGAAAGGAAGGAGGGATAGCTTGAGTGCTAGCAAAGCAGCAGCCAACAACAACATCCCTGGCCCGAATTCTAGCGTTGCAACACTCGTGGCCAAGTTCCAGAGCGTTGGCCTCACGCTCAACGACATGGTGGCCCTCTCAG GGGCGCACACAATGGGGAAAGCAAGATGCTCGACATTCACCTCAAGGCTAACTGGGGGCAGCAACTCAAACGGCCCGGAAATTAACGTGAAATTCATGGAGTCACTGCAGCAGCTATGCTCAGAATCTGGCACCAACGTGACGCTAGCACAACTTGACCTTGTGACGCCTGCGACATTTGATAACCAGTACTATGTCAACCTTCTATCTGGTGAGGGACTGCTTGCATCCGACCAGGCACTGGTGTCCGGAGATGATCAGACACGACGAATTGTAGAATCCTATGTGGAGGACACAATGATCTTCTTTGAGGATTTCAGGAAATCCATGTTGAAGATGGGAAGCTTGGGGCCATTGACTGGTAATAACGGTGAAATCCGGAGGAACTGTAGGGCTGCTAATTAG